The window TGGATCCTTGTATAAAGGACACTAAATAACATAATAGTCACAGCTTATAATAGCAGCTTTACAAAAAGGTAGAGAGGTTCTTTGTGTGGCCATCTGGTCCATCCAACTAAATAAATGCCATGAGCTAAATGTTATACTTTACTGCTAGGAAAACATTGCCACTGAGAGTTAAAGAAGTATCATCAAACTGTAAGGCTTTCTGGAGACGTCTCTTAATACAGAATAGCACAGAGAGACTGGATGAATCTCTGGTTAGTATGTTCTGTAGACcagagggtttttttgtgtgtgtgttttgtttgtttgttttgctttacttttaaCTGCATGTGGTGATCTATTACTGGGTAGTGAAATTAGTGAGTTGCTGTAAgcattctttaaaagaaaaggctgggtgcagtggctcacacctgtaatcccagcactttgggaggctgaggcgggcagatcacgaggtcaagagatcgagaccatcctggccaacatggtgaaaccccgtctctactaaaaatacaaaaattagctgggcgtggtggcatgcacctgtagtcccagctactcgggaggctgaggcaggagagtcgcttgaaccctggagccggaagttgcagtgagctgagatcatgccattgcactccagcctggtgacagagcgagactcaatctcaaaaaaaaaaaaaaaaaagaaaagaaaaagaaagaaaagaaaaatactagagCAGAACAGAATGCATCACACCTAGTAAGGGTGAGTGTTAATTTCATTTGTGTCTTAGGTCACTATGTACTGTGTATCTCTTACTGTGGGAAGTATGAAAGCTGCTACTTTTCACTGCCCCTCACTATAATATCAGTTAGTAAGCTTTAGCACACCAGACTCATGGAATAGGACTTATATAGAGAatatagaaaatacagagaagaatGGAGATGGGATCCTCAGACCAGaacaagagccactgtgccttgaaGTTGTGCTAATTCAGGAATCTATGACTAGATTCATTCTTGTCCGTTCTTGTCAAAGGACTTAGaaatgtcctttcctggttttacATTTTGTCTCCTTTTTAGTTGCCTTCAGTACCTGACAGTTCTTTTTGAAAACCCTAGtctactttgtctctactaaagggGAAACTAGAAAAGGAACCTGATGAGTCACCATAGGGCCAATAGCGCAGAGAGGCGGGGGTGCCCCTGGTGGTCAGACTTGGTTACACACCCTGCAACTCTAGAGATTGACCCTTATGAGCCACAAATTAGGAAGGGCTCCTTCAGTTCTTGCTTCTTCTCTGAGTGGGCAATAGCTTTGCATATAGGTACCACTTAaggaaaattcatttaaaaaaatagcctgggcaacatagcgaaaccctgtctctaccaacaatacaaaaattagccgggcgtggtggctctcacctgtggtcccagctattcaggaagctgaggtgagagaatcgcttgagccggggaagtggaggttgcagtgagcggagaccacaccactgcactccagcctgggcaacagagcgagactttgtctcaaaaaaaaaaaaatcattttcctgCTTCATGGTTGTGACTGGATCATCAGATTTCTCTTTGAAAATAGGCAGGAAGCTTCTGGCAGGACCATGGCATTGCCCAGCTCTAGTAGTTCAAAGCAGCAGCCTTGAATGATGATGAGACCCttaacatttcagaaaaaaaaaaaaaacctcctccCCTCCCAAATTTGGACATGTATATATAGCTCCAACTTTGGAGAAAAGGGGAAGGAGTTCTGGGAGGATTTCCAATGATAACAACTATTAGCAATGGTATGAGAAACAGGCTGGGGCAAGAAAAAGATTTAGCTTCTAATGTTGACTCTTGAGTCTCGGGAGCATCAACAGAATGAGATAAAAACCTGAAGTTTCATACAAAAGAACAGTTTTTCACAGAAGTGGAAAATAGTCTAGAGATAAAGAAGCCACCTGTGGAAGATTATCTGACCATTTCTCTCCTCTTGTTTCAGATGACAGTCATGTCCCTTTCCAGGGACCTCAAGGACGACTTTCACAGTGACACGGTACTCTCCATCTTAAATGAGCAGCGCATTCGGGGCATTTTATGCGATGTCACTATCATTGTGGAAGATACCAAATTTAAAGCCCATAGCAATGTTCTGGCAGCTTCAagcctgtattttaaaaatatcttttggaGCCATACAATCTGTATTTCCAGCCACGTCCTGGAGCTGGACGATCTCAAAGCTGAAGTGTTTACTGAAATACTTAATTATATCTACAGTTCCACAGTCGTTGTCAAGAGACAGGAAACAGTCACTGATCTCGCAGCTGCAGGAAAAAAGCTGGGAATATCGTTCTTGGAAGACCTTACTGATCGCAACTTCTCAAATTCCCCGGGTCCCTATGTATTCTGTATTACTGAAAAGGGAgtggttaaagaagaaaaaaatgaaaaaaggcatGAAGAACCAGCCATCACTAATGGGCCAAGGATCACAAATGCATTTTCCATCATCGAAACAGAAAATAGTAATAACATGTTTTCCCCGCTGGACTTGAGGGCAAGTTTCAAAAAGGTCTCCGACTCCATGAGAACAGCTAGCCTTTGCCTGGAGAGGACGGACGTCTGCCACGAGGCAGAGCCTGTCCGCACACTTGCCGAGCACTCATACGCTGTTTCTTCCGTAGCTGAAGCTTACAGAAGTCAGCCTGTACGTGAACATGATGGCAGTTCACCTGGTAACACAGGGAAAGAAAATTGTGAAGCCCTTGCAGCGAAACCGAAAACATGCCGGAAGCCAAAGACATTCTCCATACCACAGGATTCGGATTCAGCCACAGAAAATATACCACCCCCTCCAGTATCCAACTTAGAGGTTAATCAAGAAAGAAGTCCACAACCAGCTGCTGTTCTCACTCGTTCAAAATCTCCAAACAATGAAGGAGATGTCCATTTTTCCAGGGAAGATGAAAATCAATCTTCTGATGTTCCCGGGCCGCCAGCCGCAGAGGTTCCACCTCTGGTGTACAATTGTAGCTGCTGTTCCAAAGCCTTTGACAGCAGCACTCTGCTCAGTGCCCACATGCAGCTTCACAAGCCAACCCAGGAGCCTTTAGTGTGCAAGTATTGCAACAAACAATTCACCACCCTGAACAGGTTGGATCGGCATGAACAGATCTGCATGAGGTCAAGCCACATGCCCATTCCTGGAGGAAACCAACGCTTTTTAGAAAACTATCCTACCATTGGACAAAATGGAGGTTCATTCACAGGTCCAGAACCTTTATTATCTGAAAATAGGATTGGTGAATTTTCCAGTACCGGAAGTACTTTGCCAGACACGGACCACATGGTTAAATTTGTTAATGGGCAAATGCTCTACAGTTGCGTTGTGTGCAAACGTAGTTATGTGACCTTATCTAGCCTCCGAAGACATGCAAATGTTCACTCCTGGAGAAGAACATATCCTTGCCATTACTGCAACAAAGTATTTGCATTGGCTGAGTACAGGACAAGGCATGAAATTTGGCATACGGGAGAAAGACGATATCAGTGCATTTTCTGTCTTGAAACTTTCATGACCTACTATATACTCAAAAATCATCAGAAGTCTTTCCATGCCATCGATCATAGACTTTCCATCAGTAAAAAAACAGCAAATGGAGGCTTGAAGCCTAGTGTCTATCCGTATAAACTTTATAGGCTACTGCCTATGAAATGCAAGAGAGCCCCTTATAAGAGCTACCGAAATTCTTCCTATGAAAATGCACGAGAAAACAGTCAAATGAATGAGTCTGCACCTGGTACCTATGTTGTTCAGAATCCACACAGCTCTGAATTACCAACGCTGAATTTCCAAGATACTGTAAACACCCTGACCAACAGTCCAGCCATCCCATTGGAAACATCTGCATGTCAGGACATACCCACTTCTGCCAATGTACAAAATGCAGAGGGTACCAAATGGGGAGAGGAGGCATTGAAAATGGATCTTGACAATAACTTTTATTCAACTGAGGTGTCAGTTTCTTCCACTGAAAATGCTGTCAGTTCTGACCTCCGGGCAGGGGATGTACCTGTTTTATCTTTGAGTAATAGCAGTGAGAATGCCGCCTCTGTGATCAGCTACAGTGGCTCTGCACCCTCGGTCATTGTACACAGCAGCCAGTTTTCATCGGTGATCATGCACAGCAATGCCATTGCTGCCATGACCAGCAGCAACCACAGAGCCTTTTCAGACCCAGCTGTCAGTCAGTCCCTGAAAGATGACAGTAAGCCCGAGCCAGATAAAGTGGGTAGGTTTGCAAGCAGACCCAAAAGcattaaggagaaaaagaaaactacatcaCATACCAGGGGAGAAATACCGGAGGAGTCAAACTATGTTGCTGATCCTGGAGGATCACTGAGCAAAACCACAAATATTGCTGAAGAAACCAGCAAAATTGAAACCTACATTGCAAAACCTGCTCTGCCGGGAACCTCCACAAATAGTAATGTTGCACCCCTTTGCCAAATAACAGTGAAAATTGGAAACGAAGCCATTGTGAAAAGGCACATTCTAGGAtctaaattgttttataaaagagGGAGAAGACCCAAGTATCAGATGCAGGAGGAGCCTTTGCCACAGGGGAATGACCCAGAACCCAGTGGAGACAGCCCACTCGGGCTTTGCCAATCCGAGTGCATGGAGATGAGTGAAGTGTTCGATGACGCAAGTGACCAGGATTCCACTGACAAACCGTGGCGCCCTTACTACAACTACAAACCCAAAAAGAAATCCAGACAgttgaaaaaaatgaggaaagtcaACTGGAGGAAGGAGCACGGAAACAGGAGCCCGAGCCATAAATGTAAATACCCAGCAGAACTGGATTGCGCCGTGGGGAAGGCTCCTCAGGATAAACCCTTTGAGGAAGAAGAAACTAAAGAGATGCCCAAGCTGCAGTGTGAACTCTGTGATGGAGACAAAGCAGTGGGGGCTGGAAACCAAGGAAGGCCCCACCGACATCTTACTTCTCGGCCATATGCCTGCGAGCTCTGCGCCAAGCAGTTCCAGAGCCCTTCCACACTCAAAATGCACATGAGATGTCACACCGGGGAGAAGCCATACCAGTGCAAGACCTGCGGACGGTGCTTTTCGGTGCAAGGAAACTTACAGAAACATGAACGCATCCACCTGGGCTTGAAGGAGTTCGTCTGTCAGTATTGCAACAAGGCATTCACCTTGAATGAGACCCTCAAAATCCATGAAAGAATCCATACTGGAGAAAAGCGTTACCACTGTCAGTTCTGCTTTCAGAGATTTTTGTATCTCTCCACCAAAAGGAATCACGAGCAGAGGCATATTCGGGAGCATAATGGGAAGGGCTATGCCTGCTTCCAGTGCCCCAAAATTTGCAAAACAGCTGCTGCCCTTGGAATGCACCAAAAGAAACACTTATTCAAAAGCCCAAGTCAGCAGGAGAAAATAGGTGACGTGTGCCACGAAAACTCAAATCCCTTGGAGAATCAACATTTCATTGGTTCAGAAGACAATGACCAAAAGGATAACATACAAACCGGTGTGGAAAATGTTGTCCTTTGAGTggcaagaattagaaaaatcttcaaaaatataGTTGGTGGTTTTTTTAGTTATGATTTAAGTTTAGTTTCATTTTGTCCATGTGACAGTCATGAAggagtgaaattaaaaaaaaaaaaaactcatttgtgaaaattccagaaaaaggaTCCTAATATCTACTTTGGGTTTTAGCATTAACTTTATGCAAAGtgcacaaaaacaaaatagctgACTCCTCCAATATCCCAAGTTTCTTGTGAAAGTTAATAAAATTCTTAGCTGTGGTATTTCTACCAGTGAAAAAAGGAGTTTAATTTTAGCCTAGTTTAAAACTTTCTAATAATTGCTAATAAGAACTGGCTGCTGAACTGTCTTTAGTCACTGGAGAAAATAAGGGTCAGATATCCTGAAGATGGCATCTTCGTAAATATGTTACGTGGTAATAAGCTGTGTGACGGTCTTTATTCCCATCTGGCTTCTGCactattaaaatttgtttaaattaatgGATACACATGAAATACTTAAACAATATAACTGAAATTATGTGCATAATGAGTAACCTAAAGTAGGACATTCATACATTATGTAGAACTACTTTTCTGCAACACAAACcttgtaaaatacatatataaatcacTATAACTTTTAACTGTCCATATCCCCTGTAGAGAATTATGAGGAGCAATAGATCTGCAAATAATGAGGACTGATGTAAAAATCAATAGAAAGCATTTTGAATATGATTTAAGAGCATGTGAATGCTTTTAGATGGAATGCTGTTCCCTTGAAGTTATGGCTGAGCTGTTCTTAGAACTGGTCTACTCAATTCACAGAAAACATAGGTCATGCCTTATCTATGGGGGAACACCCTCCCAGAATTTACCTGTGATTACCTGTGCTGCATATTACTTTGCAATGGCCTCATCTCAGAGAATGAAAGAGGGTCACATTGTTCTGAAACTCTCTGCAGTCTTCCAACCACCACAAGGCCATGGATGTGGGGGTCTATTCCAGACAGACTTAAGGGCTCAAGTGGAACCTGCCATCTCCCATTCCACTGAAGGACTGTCCAAGAGATTTAGTGCAAGGTACACTGCAGTAGTGAATTCCCAGGCACTTGAAAGTGACTGCCTAATCCCTACAATTACTAGCCTTGTTGGAGATTATGCAGCCCACAAGTACAGACTAGTATAAAGCAAAAGGACAAAGgaacccccaccctccaccccacccatTAATGACTTGAGTGGGCAAGAAGAAGTGATGGCCTTCCTTGCCTAAAACAGTAGCTTTGTTTTTAGGGGGTGGGAAGGTAGGATGTGGAGTGACATGGTTCTATCCTTTACTTATGAGACTCAGAAATATATCTACAAAGCCAGATGCTCTGTCTTCATATTTGCAGACATCTAGACCCCTTGCTAAAAACccactgaagttttttttttatgttctttgacCCACACCATCAACACTACCCTCAAATCTAATTGCCCTACAGCATATTCTATCATGTGGACTAGGTTCCTGGAAAGCCGGAACTCATGATTCTTTTTCAAACTGCCAGAatagaagggagagagaaaacattTCTACCCTTTGATCACCAGTGTGAACAGAATCCGGAATGCAGTTTCAGCGTGACCTGCAGTCATTCATGTTCATTGGATTTGACAGATGGAAACCCAAGGTTATCGAAGATTGGAAGGTTATCATTGTGAAGAAGTAGCTCAAAGGACTCCGGTTTCTGTCTACAAGTGTGATGTCTCCATGAAGAAGACTTAGTATGGATTTGGGTGGGTAAGAAAGCATTTAAACGCCCAGGAAAGGACATGATTAAAGTTGACCTTTTAATACTGTAGTACCTTGCTGTTAAGTAACCCCACTATTGTATCTGCATTTATCTTTTGTTCATCTACTTTCACTTACATACAGTATTATATAAGtagagaaaaatgggaaaatgcaagcaaattcaactttattttatacattgtatatatgtacacccTACACTATTCATTTGGGTTTTATTAAAGAGATAGTCACAAAGGGCTTACGAAAATCATTTTTGAATTGATAATTAGAATATTGAATAAGCAATCCTATGATCCACTAATTTGTTTTATCAGTTAATAATATTAATCAAAGACATTTACTGTATATTCTAGTCATTTTGATTTGAGTTAACCCCAAATATAAAATTACCTGTAGTGATGTCTCTCTCCCAGCCCTTATATGTGGATATTTTTTAAGTGGACTTGTATGCTGATAATTCTAGACCAAAGTAAATATGGCAGAATatttatacatgaaaaaataattttgcaaatattttctataattgtattcatttaaaatgttgatagcTTGTGTTAGTTTCAGGGAGGGGtgtatattttgataaaaaaatACTTGACTTTGTAATTCTGTATATTCTATACAATTTATAGCAGAGCCGTTTTAAGACAGCCTTGTCACATTTTTTTGTTAATTGTgaaaattttattgagtgatgttTAAGTATGCATTGAGTACATGACCAACTAGAATTAAAGTAAGTGTAAACAGTGAACATACTGTATGCTGTACAAGATATAATGTAACTTGCTGTTTTAGCATCTGTATTTTGGTTAGAAGATATTATTAAATGCAGATGTTAAGGATTGGAaaagtctaattttatttttagaaataatggatataaatttgtttttgcttGATTAAAATAGCTTATTCCTACATTAAgtctctttttaaatgttttcatgttaTTTCTTTTGTGCAGCTATTTCATCTGTGTGAGTCACAGCTTTGTTTCCACGTATTATTcagtttatttctgtttccttacTTGTTTACATTCCGTGGTACCTACTTACATGCTTAGGAGTCAAATGGATTATGACATTaggaaaaaagcagaataaaagagATTGAAGTCTTCTGATGATTGAGTGTTTTGGATAGGCCTGATCTTATAATGATAAATCAGAGAATGAAATGCTCTCCAGGAAGCATTCTGCTCCACTCATCCGTGGGAaacaaattacatttattgagtaccaggCACTGGGCAATGTCTTTACATAGGCTATTTCATTAACACACACGCACCAGAATTCGACCTCATTATCCTCGTTTTATAGTGACTTTGAGAAGGTCTCACAACCAGACAAAGCCAGGATGCTAACCtaggtctgcctgactccaaagcccatgttttTGTTCCTTCTCAACACTGTAGAGAAAAATCATTTATAGAAACTGAACAGAGTATGAGGAAAGGAGATATGATAAAGTAATGCAGCTTTAGGATGGCAGTTAGTGACTGCCCTGGAACAGGATTAAAGGAGGCTGTGTCAGGTTCAGCTTCCCCTGAATTGGGCTTCCCTTATATCTCAGGAGATTGCCCtataaaatcagtaaaatttgTGCACTTTTTTAAGGATATGGAGTAAAATTGTAATAGCATTATAAGCTGGTAATtttcacacaaagaaaaaaatacgttCCGTCGTCACAGACTCTACTCCTAAACTTAGCTAACTAACTATCTTGCAAATGCCTGCAGTTTGTCCCAGTGGGCAATGTGAGAGGGGATGTCGGTGGCTCAGGCAGCACAGTCCATCACCAACACAGAGAAAATTACTGCCAGGCCTACCGGTGGCTGGCCAGTAGCATCAATTTTGTATTGGAAGGGCAATCCAAACCAGATTCACCAAAAATTTGATAACTGTTATCTGCTAAAACTAACTTCATTATGTACAAGAACAACAGATTT is drawn from Homo sapiens chromosome 3, GRCh38.p14 Primary Assembly and contains these coding sequences:
- the ZBTB38 gene encoding zinc finger and BTB domain-containing protein 38 isoform X1, encoding MLYFTARKTLPLRVKEVSSNCKAFWRRLLIQNSTERLDESLMTVMSLSRDLKDDFHSDTVLSILNEQRIRGILCDVTIIVEDTKFKAHSNVLAASSLYFKNIFWSHTICISSHVLELDDLKAEVFTEILNYIYSSTVVVKRQETVTDLAAAGKKLGISFLEDLTDRNFSNSPGPYVFCITEKGVVKEEKNEKRHEEPAITNGPRITNAFSIIETENSNNMFSPLDLRASFKKVSDSMRTASLCLERTDVCHEAEPVRTLAEHSYAVSSVAEAYRSQPVREHDGSSPGNTGKENCEALAAKPKTCRKPKTFSIPQDSDSATENIPPPPVSNLEVNQERSPQPAAVLTRSKSPNNEGDVHFSREDENQSSDVPGPPAAEVPPLVYNCSCCSKAFDSSTLLSAHMQLHKPTQEPLVCKYCNKQFTTLNRLDRHEQICMRSSHMPIPGGNQRFLENYPTIGQNGGSFTGPEPLLSENRIGEFSSTGSTLPDTDHMVKFVNGQMLYSCVVCKRSYVTLSSLRRHANVHSWRRTYPCHYCNKVFALAEYRTRHEIWHTGERRYQCIFCLETFMTYYILKNHQKSFHAIDHRLSISKKTANGGLKPSVYPYKLYRLLPMKCKRAPYKSYRNSSYENARENSQMNESAPGTYVVQNPHSSELPTLNFQDTVNTLTNSPAIPLETSACQDIPTSANVQNAEGTKWGEEALKMDLDNNFYSTEVSVSSTENAVSSDLRAGDVPVLSLSNSSENAASVISYSGSAPSVIVHSSQFSSVIMHSNAIAAMTSSNHRAFSDPAVSQSLKDDSKPEPDKVGRFASRPKSIKEKKKTTSHTRGEIPEESNYVADPGGSLSKTTNIAEETSKIETYIAKPALPGTSTNSNVAPLCQITVKIGNEAIVKRHILGSKLFYKRGRRPKYQMQEEPLPQGNDPEPSGDSPLGLCQSECMEMSEVFDDASDQDSTDKPWRPYYNYKPKKKSRQLKKMRKVNWRKEHGNRSPSHKCKYPAELDCAVGKAPQDKPFEEEETKEMPKLQCELCDGDKAVGAGNQGRPHRHLTSRPYACELCAKQFQSPSTLKMHMRCHTGEKPYQCKTCGRCFSVQGNLQKHERIHLGLKEFVCQYCNKAFTLNETLKIHERIHTGEKRYHCQFCFQRFLYLSTKRNHEQRHIREHNGKGYACFQCPKICKTAAALGMHQKKHLFKSPSQQEKIGDVCHENSNPLENQHFIGSEDNDQKDNIQTGVENVVL
- the ZBTB38 gene encoding zinc finger and BTB domain-containing protein 38, which gives rise to MTVMSLSRDLKDDFHSDTVLSILNEQRIRGILCDVTIIVEDTKFKAHSNVLAASSLYFKNIFWSHTICISSHVLELDDLKAEVFTEILNYIYSSTVVVKRQETVTDLAAAGKKLGISFLEDLTDRNFSNSPGPYVFCITEKGVVKEEKNEKRHEEPAITNGPRITNAFSIIETENSNNMFSPLDLRASFKKVSDSMRTASLCLERTDVCHEAEPVRTLAEHSYAVSSVAEAYRSQPVREHDGSSPGNTGKENCEALAAKPKTCRKPKTFSIPQDSDSATENIPPPPVSNLEVNQERSPQPAAVLTRSKSPNNEGDVHFSREDENQSSDVPGPPAAEVPPLVYNCSCCSKAFDSSTLLSAHMQLHKPTQEPLVCKYCNKQFTTLNRLDRHEQICMRSSHMPIPGGNQRFLENYPTIGQNGGSFTGPEPLLSENRIGEFSSTGSTLPDTDHMVKFVNGQMLYSCVVCKRSYVTLSSLRRHANVHSWRRTYPCHYCNKVFALAEYRTRHEIWHTGERRYQCIFCLETFMTYYILKNHQKSFHAIDHRLSISKKTANGGLKPSVYPYKLYRLLPMKCKRAPYKSYRNSSYENARENSQMNESAPGTYVVQNPHSSELPTLNFQDTVNTLTNSPAIPLETSACQDIPTSANVQNAEGTKWGEEALKMDLDNNFYSTEVSVSSTENAVSSDLRAGDVPVLSLSNSSENAASVISYSGSAPSVIVHSSQFSSVIMHSNAIAAMTSSNHRAFSDPAVSQSLKDDSKPEPDKVGRFASRPKSIKEKKKTTSHTRGEIPEESNYVADPGGSLSKTTNIAEETSKIETYIAKPALPGTSTNSNVAPLCQITVKIGNEAIVKRHILGSKLFYKRGRRPKYQMQEEPLPQGNDPEPSGDSPLGLCQSECMEMSEVFDDASDQDSTDKPWRPYYNYKPKKKSRQLKKMRKVNWRKEHGNRSPSHKCKYPAELDCAVGKAPQDKPFEEEETKEMPKLQCELCDGDKAVGAGNQGRPHRHLTSRPYACELCAKQFQSPSTLKMHMRCHTGEKPYQCKTCGRCFSVQGNLQKHERIHLGLKEFVCQYCNKAFTLNETLKIHERIHTGEKRYHCQFCFQRFLYLSTKRNHEQRHIREHNGKGYACFQCPKICKTAAALGMHQKKHLFKSPSQQEKIGDVCHENSNPLENQHFIGSEDNDQKDNIQTGVENVVL
- the ZBTB38 gene encoding zinc finger and BTB domain-containing protein 38 isoform X2, yielding MMSTPTYCNPGRSMMSAQDTGTDKNSMTVMSLSRDLKDDFHSDTVLSILNEQRIRGILCDVTIIVEDTKFKAHSNVLAASSLYFKNIFWSHTICISSHVLELDDLKAEVFTEILNYIYSSTVVVKRQETVTDLAAAGKKLGISFLEDLTDRNFSNSPGPYVFCITEKGVVKEEKNEKRHEEPAITNGPRITNAFSIIETENSNNMFSPLDLRASFKKVSDSMRTASLCLERTDVCHEAEPVRTLAEHSYAVSSVAEAYRSQPVREHDGSSPGNTGKENCEALAAKPKTCRKPKTFSIPQDSDSATENIPPPPVSNLEVNQERSPQPAAVLTRSKSPNNEGDVHFSREDENQSSDVPGPPAAEVPPLVYNCSCCSKAFDSSTLLSAHMQLHKPTQEPLVCKYCNKQFTTLNRLDRHEQICMRSSHMPIPGGNQRFLENYPTIGQNGGSFTGPEPLLSENRIGEFSSTGSTLPDTDHMVKFVNGQMLYSCVVCKRSYVTLSSLRRHANVHSWRRTYPCHYCNKVFALAEYRTRHEIWHTGERRYQCIFCLETFMTYYILKNHQKSFHAIDHRLSISKKTANGGLKPSVYPYKLYRLLPMKCKRAPYKSYRNSSYENARENSQMNESAPGTYVVQNPHSSELPTLNFQDTVNTLTNSPAIPLETSACQDIPTSANVQNAEGTKWGEEALKMDLDNNFYSTEVSVSSTENAVSSDLRAGDVPVLSLSNSSENAASVISYSGSAPSVIVHSSQFSSVIMHSNAIAAMTSSNHRAFSDPAVSQSLKDDSKPEPDKVGRFASRPKSIKEKKKTTSHTRGEIPEESNYVADPGGSLSKTTNIAEETSKIETYIAKPALPGTSTNSNVAPLCQITVKIGNEAIVKRHILGSKLFYKRGRRPKYQMQEEPLPQGNDPEPSGDSPLGLCQSECMEMSEVFDDASDQDSTDKPWRPYYNYKPKKKSRQLKKMRKVNWRKEHGNRSPSHKCKYPAELDCAVGKAPQDKPFEEEETKEMPKLQCELCDGDKAVGAGNQGRPHRHLTSRPYACELCAKQFQSPSTLKMHMRCHTGEKPYQCKTCGRCFSVQGNLQKHERIHLGLKEFVCQYCNKAFTLNETLKIHERIHTGEKRYHCQFCFQRFLYLSTKRNHEQRHIREHNGKGYACFQCPKICKTAAALGMHQKKHLFKSPSQQEKIGDVCHENSNPLENQHFIGSEDNDQKDNIQTGVENVVL
- the ZBTB38 gene encoding zinc finger and BTB domain-containing protein 38 isoform X3 is translated as MMTVMSLSRDLKDDFHSDTVLSILNEQRIRGILCDVTIIVEDTKFKAHSNVLAASSLYFKNIFWSHTICISSHVLELDDLKAEVFTEILNYIYSSTVVVKRQETVTDLAAAGKKLGISFLEDLTDRNFSNSPGPYVFCITEKGVVKEEKNEKRHEEPAITNGPRITNAFSIIETENSNNMFSPLDLRASFKKVSDSMRTASLCLERTDVCHEAEPVRTLAEHSYAVSSVAEAYRSQPVREHDGSSPGNTGKENCEALAAKPKTCRKPKTFSIPQDSDSATENIPPPPVSNLEVNQERSPQPAAVLTRSKSPNNEGDVHFSREDENQSSDVPGPPAAEVPPLVYNCSCCSKAFDSSTLLSAHMQLHKPTQEPLVCKYCNKQFTTLNRLDRHEQICMRSSHMPIPGGNQRFLENYPTIGQNGGSFTGPEPLLSENRIGEFSSTGSTLPDTDHMVKFVNGQMLYSCVVCKRSYVTLSSLRRHANVHSWRRTYPCHYCNKVFALAEYRTRHEIWHTGERRYQCIFCLETFMTYYILKNHQKSFHAIDHRLSISKKTANGGLKPSVYPYKLYRLLPMKCKRAPYKSYRNSSYENARENSQMNESAPGTYVVQNPHSSELPTLNFQDTVNTLTNSPAIPLETSACQDIPTSANVQNAEGTKWGEEALKMDLDNNFYSTEVSVSSTENAVSSDLRAGDVPVLSLSNSSENAASVISYSGSAPSVIVHSSQFSSVIMHSNAIAAMTSSNHRAFSDPAVSQSLKDDSKPEPDKVGRFASRPKSIKEKKKTTSHTRGEIPEESNYVADPGGSLSKTTNIAEETSKIETYIAKPALPGTSTNSNVAPLCQITVKIGNEAIVKRHILGSKLFYKRGRRPKYQMQEEPLPQGNDPEPSGDSPLGLCQSECMEMSEVFDDASDQDSTDKPWRPYYNYKPKKKSRQLKKMRKVNWRKEHGNRSPSHKCKYPAELDCAVGKAPQDKPFEEEETKEMPKLQCELCDGDKAVGAGNQGRPHRHLTSRPYACELCAKQFQSPSTLKMHMRCHTGEKPYQCKTCGRCFSVQGNLQKHERIHLGLKEFVCQYCNKAFTLNETLKIHERIHTGEKRYHCQFCFQRFLYLSTKRNHEQRHIREHNGKGYACFQCPKICKTAAALGMHQKKHLFKSPSQQEKIGDVCHENSNPLENQHFIGSEDNDQKDNIQTGVENVVL